AAATTGGCACCTAAATTATATCTATTTTCTGATTTTGGCTTTTTTTGGGTCATTGGTACATAaactatttttctttttccaaattGGTACATTTGTTAGTCAAACAATTAGCCAAACCATTAAgtctattttaagaaaaaaatgttTAACCCTCAAAGCAGTTACTCAACTATACCTATTTTCCCAAGTTGgcacctaaatttttttttagaagtGATACCTAAACTATCATTCCTACCCATTTTACACGGCAATATTATATctgttaaaaaaaattcaatcaatAATAGACTGAGACATCATATAAACTTTTAAAgctaatttttaattctttttttctttttaccttatttctctctattttttttctattctcccccccttttttttcttaattcttgctttataATATATAGCAATGTCAAGGTCGGTTAAACCAAGTTAAAAAATTTGATTGAacgtatttttctatttttattatgaatttttttaataatttatttgatcgaATCAAGCAAACCGATTAAACCGATAATAAGTAGCCTGACTGATTCAACCATCGGTCCAATTCTAAAAACTTTGATTAACTAACAATTGAACCAACAAAGGTCCCAAgttgataaaaatataatttaagtatcGTTCGTGACTAAAAAAATATTTCagtaccaaaataaaaaaaatacatagtttaaaattgttggttaaacctttttaaaaataataaacttaATGGTGTGACTAACTATTAAACTAAGGAAAGTAACAATTTAAAAGAATAAAGTCGTTATGATGCTACttgtaaccaaaaaaaaaatcagataGTAAAATGAAAAAGGATATAGTTTAAGGACAGAATTTTGTGGATTAAGCCTATAAAAAGCATAAGTCTAAATTTATATTAATCGAACTAGCTGGCGTTGAAtctatagaaaaaaaaaattgtgattAAGACGGTTTTTTGATCGATAATAAAATTGTGATTGATTAAAACATCTCAACAATATTGGGAATTTTATTTTATATCGAGGATTATGTTTTTTTATTCAATATAGGTTAAATTTTTTGGAATTAATATGAAAACAGAAATGTTGAATGAGATGGGAAGTTTATTCCAACGTTGGAAATAGATTCAGATTATTAttgataatgaaaataaaaacaattaacCCACAAATACAAACTCAAATGGCGTGGATGAAGACCCCTAAAAACTACACAACACACCAGGAATGATGTAAACACACTCCAAAGGCTACTCCCATCAACAAAACCCTTAGACTGACACCGGAATGCTTTGCTCATGCTTGAAGAAATTATGTGGATCAACCTTTGTTTTTATGTAAATTAACTTATCAAAGTTATTCTTAAAATATTTTCGTCCCCAAACACTTGCTTTTGCATAACTTGTTTCACCCTTCTTGTTGTTGGTTCCAATATCATCGTCTCTGTAACTAACGTATGCTTCACGTGGAGATTTCGAAACAAAAGGTGTCATAAAGCTGTAAAACTTTCTTATCCAATTCATATACCTTTGGGACTTGGTGTTTTCTTCTCCATCCCACCCCACTGTGTATGCAATATGGTATAAGTTTCCATCTCTGTGTGGGAATGGGGTTGCAGATTCTGGGATTTCCGCCATTTTTCCTCCATAAGCAATGAAAGCCATGGCTGCTGTTTCTGCATCTTCTTCATAAAGCTTAGACCAAATCTTTTCGAATCCAGCTTTTGGAATTGGGTTTTTGACGTAATCTAATTTTGTTTTGAACGATGGAGCATTGAGAGGTGATTTGTAACTCCTGTCAAGTAAAACATCGATAGATTTGTTTTGGATTTGCCCGAAATAAAGAATCGATTCAATCCAACTCATTTCAGTGCAATGTTCCTTCTTTAGTCCCAGTTCTGGGAATCGAGCTTTCATCAATGGAATCAATGCATTAGTGTCACCAAGAAAAAAGGAGCTGAAAGCAACTAGAATCGTTGGTTTACCACTTCGATTCACCTTTCTCATTGTAACAGCTGAGAATATATCACCAGGAAGCTTGTGGGCTACTGATTGCCATTGATGAACCAGATTGGTCGCATTTTCTTCTAGGGTCTTTCTAATGGTGAAAACCGTCACTGTTGATGGAACAGAAACCAGCTTTACTTTCCATGAAAGGACGACTCCGAAGCTCCCTCCTCCACCACCTCGAATGGCCCAAAATAGATCTTCTCCCATggattttcttttcaaaatcctTCCATTAACATCAATAAATACAGCATCAATTACGTTATCCACTGCAAGACCGTATTTTCGTAACAATAAACCATATCCTCCGCCGCTTAAGTACCCACCAACGCCCACAGTGTGGCAAATACCAGCAGGGAAAGCAAGGGTTCTACTTCTTCTAGCAATTTCAGAGTAAAACTCACCAAGAATTGCACCAGATTGAACCCATGCTACTTTGTTCTTTACATCGATCTTAACTGATCGAAAATTGGTCAAATCAAGAACAACAAATGGAACTTGAGAGACATATGAAAGGCCTTCAAAATCATGACCACCACTCCGAATTCGAAGATTCAGGCCATTTGTTCTTGAACAACGGATTGTTGCTTGAATATGAGAAGTTTGCAATGGTGTTACGATGACCAAGGGTTTTGGTGTGGCTGGAGTTGAGAATCTGAGATTTTGAATGGTAGCGTTCAATACAGATGAATAAGAGGCATTATTTTGGGTGTAAATTACCTTAGAGATGTCATTGGAATAAAACGAATCAAGGCAACCAAGAAAATTATTGAGATGGGGATTTGCTGAAATCAGCCAAGGACATGAGATAAGAAGAATTAGAAGAAATAGAGACATTGAAAAGCACTGAGAAGCCTTCATTTCTGGGAAAAAGAAGCTCATGTTATATGCTCATAGTTCCTCAacatttctcttttatttatAGGAAAGAGAAAAGTGATGGCTGACAAATACGACATTTAATAAACCATATGCAAAGGCTCCGAAGTCAATGTAATTGAAATTCTTTCTCTCACGAGTTTATGATTGATGAAATTTAaagtgaaataataataaaataatacattaattttaagtatttttaataaataaataggaTATTTTTACTATTTATCTTTTGAGTAACAACCCAATATCTCATCCAATTATTagcttatttttatttagtcACTAATATTATTCAGGTTTGATATTTTGATCACTCGATAAATCATTAACGAAATGTCAATGTGATCTTTTATTGACATAATAATCAAATTAGCTCTACAATGCCATAAATTATATCAATTTGGttccaattttaaaaaaaattaacaaaattaaccttCAATTTTACacattctttcaatttaatcctaattctaaaagaattaaaaaactttaaaaataaaaatactaaaatatttcaatttcgataaaaatctaaaattttataaaaatacataattatttttaaaaaattagaaaagtgtctatatatatatagaacaaagattattatatatataaaggtTGATCCTACATATGAGTTATAATGTTGATGAGCATGTAAATATATTTAGTTTACAATAGAGTTTTAATTTGATTTGACATGAGTATTGTTGTCAATATAGGAGGATGTGGGTTCGAGTGCGCTAAAACGCATTATTTTCCTATTTATAAGTTGGGGAGGAGTTATGGATAGTTCTAGACATtgtctaaaaaaaaattatatatgattaaaacctatcataaaattatttaaatatatatagtttAAGTTTTGCTATTCTTACAACCTTCTCACCAAAATTAACAAAGAGAAAAAATGTGATGAAACCTGACCCACTATGTCAACTCTAATTTCTAATAAAACACCACACCTTAATTACTTCAGAAATTCTTGCACGGCACGAAATGATGTGTATGGTTAAGGCtaaaaatataaatgtatatagaGGGAGATTGTGAATGTTATTtggaatttttcttttttttaagtaTCTTTATCCAGTATTTGTGTTGAATATAGATATAAAACCATGATTTATAcggaaaaacttttaaaaaataagtata
The Gossypium arboreum isolate Shixiya-1 chromosome 10, ASM2569848v2, whole genome shotgun sequence genome window above contains:
- the LOC108487207 gene encoding berberine bridge enzyme-like 18 yields the protein MSFFFPEMKASQCFSMSLFLLILLISCPWLISANPHLNNFLGCLDSFYSNDISKVIYTQNNASYSSVLNATIQNLRFSTPATPKPLVIVTPLQTSHIQATIRCSRTNGLNLRIRSGGHDFEGLSYVSQVPFVVLDLTNFRSVKIDVKNKVAWVQSGAILGEFYSEIARRSRTLAFPAGICHTVGVGGYLSGGGYGLLLRKYGLAVDNVIDAVFIDVNGRILKRKSMGEDLFWAIRGGGGGSFGVVLSWKVKLVSVPSTVTVFTIRKTLEENATNLVHQWQSVAHKLPGDIFSAVTMRKVNRSGKPTILVAFSSFFLGDTNALIPLMKARFPELGLKKEHCTEMSWIESILYFGQIQNKSIDVLLDRSYKSPLNAPSFKTKLDYVKNPIPKAGFEKIWSKLYEEDAETAAMAFIAYGGKMAEIPESATPFPHRDGNLYHIAYTVGWDGEENTKSQRYMNWIRKFYSFMTPFVSKSPREAYVSYRDDDIGTNNKKGETSYAKASVWGRKYFKNNFDKLIYIKTKVDPHNFFKHEQSIPVSV